A region from the Pseudomonas triticicola genome encodes:
- a CDS encoding TOBE domain-containing protein: MSLPTLLSQHIVRRPQRIALLQHIAEQGSITRAAKSAGLSYKAAWDAIDELNNLAQKPLVERVVGGKGGGGARLSSEGERVLRLYQKLQALQAQVLEAAEDASDLDLLGRLMLRTSARNQLHGTVAAIQAQGRNDLIRLELAEGIGLEAQITHDSTLHLELHTGSDVMALIKAGWLELLGADQPATPGHNVLRGTIEAILDAEDGPSEVRISLPNGQTLCALAEPLHLRNQQLAVGSAVRVQCAPSNVLIGTPL; the protein is encoded by the coding sequence ATGTCCCTGCCCACCCTGCTCTCCCAGCACATCGTCCGCCGCCCGCAGCGCATTGCCCTGCTGCAACACATCGCCGAGCAGGGCTCGATCACCCGTGCGGCGAAAAGCGCGGGGCTCAGTTACAAGGCGGCATGGGATGCGATTGATGAATTGAACAATCTGGCGCAGAAACCCTTGGTCGAGCGCGTGGTGGGCGGCAAGGGTGGCGGCGGCGCCAGACTGTCCAGCGAGGGCGAGCGGGTGCTGCGTCTGTATCAGAAATTGCAGGCGTTGCAGGCGCAGGTGCTGGAAGCGGCGGAAGACGCCAGCGATCTCGACCTGCTCGGGCGGCTGATGCTCAGGACCAGCGCGCGCAATCAGTTGCATGGCACGGTGGCAGCGATTCAGGCGCAGGGGCGCAACGATCTGATCCGCCTCGAACTGGCCGAAGGCATTGGCCTGGAGGCGCAGATCACCCACGACAGCACGCTGCATCTGGAATTGCACACCGGCAGCGACGTGATGGCGCTGATCAAGGCTGGTTGGCTTGAATTGCTCGGCGCCGATCAGCCGGCCACGCCCGGACACAATGTCCTGCGCGGCACCATCGAAGCCATCCTCGATGCCGAGGACGGTCCCAGCGAGGTGCGCATTTCCCTGCCCAACGGCCAGACACTTTGCGCCTTGGCCGAACCGCTGCACTTGCGCAACCAGCAACTCGCCGTGGGGTCTGCGGTGAGGGTGCAATGCGCGCCGTCCAACGTGCTGATCGGCACGCCGCTCTGA